The following coding sequences lie in one Desulfovibrio sp. Huiquan2017 genomic window:
- the mqnB gene encoding futalosine hydrolase yields the protein MILVLTATANEMRAAFPKGPVPGQGGTAEYGFGGRDLLLGVTGVGLVNTALCAGRWLTRPDVDGVVALGIAGGYDLGETPMGGICFAWQETWPEYGLLDEEGAADPKGLGFAHGEADGQKIWNRLKLSPVRDAKRMGLTLGRNWLRATGVTVSGVTGTPERAGWLKLSCNGQMENMEGFGAAYAAVVGGLPFLEVRAISNLVGSREPEDWDLKGALRSLSEATGTLFAA from the coding sequence ATGATCCTGGTCCTTACCGCCACGGCCAACGAGATGCGGGCCGCCTTCCCGAAGGGGCCTGTCCCGGGCCAGGGCGGAACGGCCGAATATGGATTCGGCGGCCGCGACCTGCTCCTGGGCGTGACCGGCGTGGGGCTGGTCAACACGGCCCTGTGCGCCGGGCGGTGGCTGACCCGGCCGGACGTGGACGGGGTGGTCGCCCTGGGCATCGCCGGGGGATACGATCTGGGCGAGACGCCCATGGGCGGCATCTGCTTCGCCTGGCAGGAAACCTGGCCCGAGTACGGGCTGCTGGACGAGGAAGGCGCGGCCGATCCCAAGGGGCTCGGTTTCGCCCACGGCGAGGCCGACGGGCAGAAAATTTGGAACCGGCTCAAGCTTTCGCCGGTCCGTGACGCGAAGCGCATGGGCCTGACTCTGGGCCGGAACTGGCTGCGCGCGACGGGCGTGACCGTGTCCGGCGTGACCGGGACCCCGGAACGGGCGGGCTGGCTCAAGCTCTCCTGCAACGGGCAGATGGAGAACATGGAGGGATTCGGCGCGGCCTATGCGGCCGTTGTCGGCGGGCTTCCCTTCCTGGAGGTGCGGGCCATCTCCAACCTGGTGGGTTCCCGCGAGCCCGAGGACTGGGATCTGAAGGGCGCGCTGCGGTCGCTCTCCGAAGCGACGGGGACGCTATTCGCCGCGTAA
- a CDS encoding polyprenyl synthetase family protein, whose protein sequence is MDQLLPYFQRELPGINDFLEHEADQLNGLVRDVAKHIIGSGGKRIRPMLTLLFARALGYDRDDYLDIACALELLHSATLLHDDYLDDAELRRGRDAAHLVFGRTETILAGDALLALANAMGARYGNPRLSWLLAKGIMETAVGEIEEIEFSRNPSLDRETYMRIIIGKTARLIECACRCGAALAGGTPEQEDAAGEFGLNVGIAFQLVDDALDYASPTSETGKPEGGDLREGKITLPLILLMEEGDEAGAEVLLEALKEGSLSEAQSRDVLEQVREGGYSEKTREEAARYIEKAKACLDGYEPGDELTVLRQAADFVLTRTK, encoded by the coding sequence ATGGACCAACTTCTGCCTTACTTCCAACGGGAACTTCCCGGGATCAATGACTTTCTGGAGCACGAGGCCGACCAGCTCAACGGGCTGGTCCGGGATGTCGCCAAGCACATCATCGGTTCCGGCGGCAAGCGCATCCGGCCCATGCTTACACTCCTGTTCGCCCGGGCGCTCGGTTACGACCGGGACGACTACCTGGACATCGCCTGCGCTCTGGAATTGCTCCACTCGGCCACCCTGCTGCACGACGATTACCTGGACGATGCCGAGCTCCGGCGCGGCCGGGACGCCGCCCATTTGGTTTTCGGCCGGACCGAGACCATTCTGGCGGGGGACGCGCTGCTCGCCCTGGCCAACGCGATGGGCGCGCGCTACGGCAATCCCCGGCTGTCCTGGCTGCTCGCCAAAGGCATTATGGAGACGGCCGTGGGCGAGATTGAGGAGATAGAGTTTTCGCGCAATCCGTCGCTCGACCGCGAGACGTACATGCGCATCATCATCGGCAAGACCGCACGGCTCATCGAGTGTGCCTGCCGGTGCGGCGCGGCCCTGGCCGGGGGGACTCCCGAACAGGAAGACGCGGCGGGCGAGTTCGGCCTGAACGTGGGCATCGCCTTTCAGTTGGTGGACGACGCCCTGGATTACGCATCGCCCACGTCCGAGACCGGCAAGCCCGAGGGCGGCGACCTTCGGGAGGGCAAGATCACCCTGCCGCTCATCCTGCTTATGGAGGAGGGCGACGAGGCCGGGGCCGAGGTTCTGCTGGAGGCCCTGAAAGAAGGCAGTCTGAGCGAGGCTCAGAGCCGCGATGTCCTGGAGCAGGTGCGAGAGGGAGGCTATTCGGAGAAGACCCGCGAGGAAGCCGCCCGATACATCGAAAAGGCCAAGGCGTGCCTGGACGGGTACGAGCCCGGCGACGAGTTGACCGTGCTCCGGCAGGCCGCGGATTTTGTACTGACCCGAACCAAGTGA
- a CDS encoding nucleotide sugar dehydrogenase — protein sequence MDMVNFERLQAKEDAIAVIGLGYVGLPLAVALGRHFKVIGVDVSERRVAELKLRIDRTNEVDFDTVGDDVDLTLTSDLTSLANARLILVAVPTPIDEFRSPDLSPVRGATASVGMYLQPGSVVVYESTVYPGLTEEVCVPILETESGLKCGSDFCVGYSPERINPGDKVHRLETITKIVAGQDAATGKLLQQVYGTVVQAGTHLAPDIRTAEAAKVIENTQRDLNIALMNELALIFETMGIDTLDVLEAAGTKWNFLPFRPGLVGGHCIGVDPYYLTFKAQALGLHPHVILAGREINDNMGKFIAEATIKKLIRNDHKIMGARVGVLGLTFKENVPDLRNTRVVDILAELADYGVDVLVHDAQADPEEARRELGVTLRSLDEFRDLDALILAVPHEAYRSIAVKELKGWFADPAKALVVDVKGFFDRAELAAEAVAYWRL from the coding sequence TGGATGTGTCGGAACGGCGCGTGGCCGAGTTGAAACTGCGCATCGACCGGACCAACGAGGTGGACTTCGACACCGTGGGCGACGACGTGGACCTGACCCTGACCTCGGATCTCACCAGTCTGGCCAATGCCCGGCTCATCCTGGTGGCCGTGCCCACGCCCATCGACGAATTTCGTTCCCCGGACCTGAGCCCCGTGCGCGGGGCCACCGCCTCGGTGGGCATGTATCTCCAGCCCGGTTCCGTGGTGGTCTATGAATCCACGGTCTACCCCGGCCTGACCGAAGAGGTCTGCGTGCCCATTCTGGAGACCGAGTCCGGGCTCAAGTGCGGCTCCGACTTCTGCGTGGGCTATTCGCCCGAGCGCATCAACCCGGGCGACAAGGTCCATCGGCTGGAGACCATCACCAAGATCGTGGCCGGACAGGACGCGGCCACCGGCAAGCTGCTCCAGCAGGTTTACGGCACCGTGGTCCAGGCGGGCACCCACCTGGCTCCGGACATCCGCACGGCCGAAGCCGCCAAGGTGATCGAGAACACTCAGCGCGACTTGAACATCGCCCTCATGAACGAGCTGGCCCTGATATTCGAGACCATGGGCATCGATACTCTGGACGTGCTCGAAGCCGCGGGCACCAAGTGGAATTTCCTGCCGTTCCGGCCCGGCCTGGTGGGCGGACACTGCATCGGCGTGGACCCGTACTACCTGACCTTCAAGGCCCAGGCCCTGGGGTTGCATCCTCACGTCATCCTGGCCGGCCGCGAGATCAACGACAACATGGGCAAATTCATCGCCGAGGCGACCATCAAGAAGCTCATCCGGAACGACCACAAGATCATGGGCGCCCGCGTGGGTGTGCTCGGCCTGACTTTCAAGGAGAACGTGCCCGACCTGCGCAACACCCGGGTGGTGGATATCCTGGCCGAACTCGCCGACTACGGCGTGGATGTGCTGGTTCATGACGCCCAGGCCGACCCCGAGGAGGCCCGGCGGGAGCTGGGCGTGACTCTGCGCTCGCTGGACGAGTTCCGCGACCTGGACGCCCTGATCCTGGCCGTGCCGCACGAGGCCTACCGGTCCATCGCGGTCAAGGAGCTGAAGGGCTGGTTCGCGGACCCGGCCAAGGCGCTGGTGGTGGACGTCAAGGGGTTCTTCGACCGGGCCGAGCTTGCGGCCGAGGCCGTGGCCTACTGGCGACTGTAG